The Methanobrevibacter sp. TLL-48-HuF1 genomic sequence GAAAGAACCGACATCGAAGTAGCAAGCCGCAGGGTCGATATGGGCTCTTGCCTGCGACCACCCAGTTATCCCCGAGGTAGTTTTTCTGTCATCTCAGGCCCCCATCAAGGAGGACTCTGAGGTTCGCTAGGCCCGGCTTTCGCCTCTGAATTTCTTGCTGATCGAAATACAGTCAGGCCAACTTTTGCCCTTACACTCTACGGTGGATCTCTGTCCCACCTGAGTTGACCTTTGGGCGGGCTTGATACCATTTCAAGCCCGTGCCGCCCCAGCCGAACTGCCCATCTACCGATGTCCTCACAAAAAAGTAAGTTAGAAACACAGTCATAAGAAAGTGGTGTCTCAAGAACGAATCATATAAACCTGGCGACTTATAATCGAATTCTCCCACTTACACTGCATACCTATAACCAAGCTTCAACGACAGACTGCAGTAAAACTCTACGGGGTCTTCGCTTCCCAATGGAAGACTCTGGCTTGTGCACCAGAATAGCAGGTTCACTAAGTTCTAGCTAGGGACAGTGGGGACCTCGTTCTACCATTCATGCAGGTCGGTACTTGTCCGACAAGGCATTTCGCTACCTTAAGAGGGTTATAGTTACCCCCGCCGTTTACTGGCGCTTCACTGAACTGAACTCCAGCTTCACGTGCCAGCACTGGGCAGGTGTCGCCCTCTGTACACACCCTTACGGGCTAGCAGAGAGCTATGTTTTTATTAAACAGTCGGGCCCCCCTAGTCACTGAGACCAGCTATTCACATAGCTGGCACCCCTTCTTCCAAAGTTACGGGGCCATTTTGCCGATTTCCCTTAGCTAGTTTACCTTAAAACGCCTTAGCCTACTCAGCTAGGGGCACCTGTGACGGATCTCGGTACGAAATAGTAAAATACAAAACTAACTCCCTTTTCAAGGACTCCATGAATCAGTTAAACCAGTACAAAAACGACCAGCTCATAATGCCTACACCTGGTTCTCGCTATTACACCTCTCCCCAGGCTTAAACACGTAAATAGGACGACAATCCTACAAAACATATCTCGAAGTGTCAGAAATTAGCCCTCAACGTCACCGCAAATTTACTATGTACAGGAATATTAACCTGCTTCCCTTTCGACCAGCTCAACTTATGACTGACCTTAGGATCGACTAACCCTTGGCTGACGAACATTGCCAAGGAACCCTAGCCCCTCCGGCGGTAAGGATTCTCACCTCACTTTGCTGCTACTACTACCAGGATCCACATACCTGCAAGGTCCAAAGGAACTCACGCCCCCTCTTCAACCCACACAGGTCGCCACTCTACACAATCACCAAAAAAAAGGTGTTCCATGGTATCGGCAACTGGATTAATTCCCGTCCATTTTAGGTGCCTCTGACCTCGATGGGTGATCTGTTACGAACTCGTTAAAGGGTGGCTGCTTCTAAGCCCACCTTCCCATTGTCTTGGGCCAAAGACTCCCTTACACTTATCCAGTATTTAGGGGCCTTAACCATAGTCTGAGTTGTTTCTCTTTCGGGACACAAGCTTACCCCGCGCCCCTCACTCCAACCTTCTACGACGGTGACGAGTTCGGAGTTTTACAGTACGCCGAGAAGTTTCCCTCCCTAAACGTCCAATTAGTGCTCTACCCCGCCACCAACCTCCAGTCAGGCTGACCTTAGAGTCATTTCGAGTGGAACCAGCTGTCGCCGGCCTTGATTGGCCTTTCACCACTATTCCCAAGTCAAAAGAGTGTTTTGCAGAACAACAACCCTGCGAACCTCCATCGCTCGTAAGAGCGACTTCATCCTGCTCAGGAATAGATCGACCGGCTTCGGGTTTCAATGCTGTGATTCCAGGCCCTATTAAGACCTTGCCCCTCAACAAAGCTGCGGGCATATCGGTTTCCCTACGACTACAAGGATAAAAACCTTTTAGCCTCACCACAACAAAGAACTCCCTGGCCCGTGTTTCAAGACGGACGATGCAACACTAGTCCAACCTCCTCATACTACAATGTTACCACTGATTCTTTCGGAAGAATTCATTCCTTACGCGCCACATCTGGCTGTCACTATCTGGTTTCAGGTACTTTTCACCCCCCTATAGGGGTACTTTTCAGCATTCCCTCACGGTACTAATACTCTATCGGTCTTGAGACGTATTTAGAATTGGAAGTTGATGCCTCCCACATTCAAACCCGATATCCAACGGATCCTACTCAAGAAAAAATCATACACAAAACCTCAAAAAGAGAATATATCTACGGGACTATCACCCTCTACGGTTCTAAAATTCCAAATAAAAATTCAATTTATCCCCCGAGGCCTAAAAGTATGTCTATACACCACATCTCCCTAATATTACTAAAAGGGATTCAGTTTGTTCTAAGTCGATTTCGCTCGCCGTTACTAACGACATCGCATATTGCTTTCTTTTCCTCCGCCTACTAAGATGTTTCAATTCGGCGGGTTCCCAATCCTACACGGATCAACACAAAAAAAATGTGCTAGGAAGTCCCATTAGGCAATCTTGGGTTCCAAAGATGTATGCTCCTCGCCCAAGCTTATCGCAGCTTACCACGACCTTCATAGGCAACTCAAGCCAAGCCATCCCCCAGATAGCATAAGTAGCAAAATTTTACAAATGAAAGATTTATAAACAAATTAAGCAAACTATTACTAAAAAAAAATATCTAATACACAAGAAAAAAGTCTTAAAAAATTTTAAACAAACCATCAAGAAGAAAAAACCAAACTAAAATAGTCTTTTCAACAAAATAATGTTGTTTAAAAAAAGAAAACATTATTCCAATAAGATTCTTTTTTTAATCTATTAAATAACACATAAACTAACAAATAATCTGGTTAGTTAGTGCTAGTAGGGTTACTTATGCACGGAAAATCATTTAAAATATTTTCCCTTCACACCTGTTTCACGACAAAACGGTGCTGCACTAATAATAATAAATATTAATCCAATAATATCAGAATGATACTCTCAGCTCTGTAGATGATTTAGTGTTTGATTACAGTTACAATTAACCAAAACAATGTGATTTGTGTCTATAACACACATAAAAAATGTAATCATATAATAAATAATAATTATAAAGTGTAAGGAGGTGATCCAGCCGCAGGTTCCCCTACGGCTACCTTGTTACGACTTCGCCCTCCTTAAAAAAACTAGATTCGAATATAACCAAACATTACATCCTCATCCAATCCCTTTTTGGGTGGCGTGACGGGCGGTGTGTGCAAGGAGCAGGGACGTATTCACCGCGCGATTGTGACACGCGATTACTACGCATTCCAGCTTCATGAGAACGAGTTACAGTCCTCAATCCGAACTACGACTAAGTTTAGAGGATTACCTCCGCCTTTCGGCGTCGGAACCCATTGTCTCAGCCATTGTAGCCCGCGTGTTGCCCAGAGGATTCGGGGCATACGGACCTACCGTCGTCCACTCCTTCCTCCTATTTATCATAGGCGGTCCCCTTAGTGTGCCCGGCATCCAAAAGGATCCGCTGGTAACTAAGGGCGTGGGTCTCGCTCGTTGCCTGACTTAACAGGACGCCTCACGGTACGAGCTGACGGCGGCCATGCACCTCCTCTCAGCTAGTCAAGCAAAGTCATCAACCTGGCTATCATACAGCTGTCGCCTCTGGTGAGATGTCCGGCGTTGAATCCAATTAAACCGCAGGCTCCACGCGTTGTGGTGCTCCCCCGCCAATTCCTTTAAGTTTCAGTCTTGCGACCGTACTTCCCAGGCGGCGGACTTAACAGCTTCCCTTCGGCACTGGGACAGCTCAAAGCCACCCCAACACCAAGTCCGCATCGTTTACAGCTAGGACTACCCGGGTATCTAATCCGGTTCGCGCCCCTAGCTTTCGTCCCTCACCGTCAGAATCGTTCCAGTCAGACGCCTTCGCAACAGGCGGTCCTCCCAGGATTACAGAATTTCACCTCTACCCTGGGAGTACCTCTAACCTCTCCCGATCTCAAGTCTAATAGTATCTCCAGCAATTCCCACAGTTAAGCTGCAGGATTTCACCAGAGACTTATTAAACCGGCTACGGACGCTTTAGGCCCAATAAAAACTGCTACCACTAGAGCTGCCGGTGTTACCGCGGCGGCTGGCACCAGTCTTGCCCAGCTCTTATTCCAAAAGCTCTTTACACTAATGAAAAGCCATCCCGTTAAGAATGGCACTTGGGATCCCCCCGTCGCGATTTCTCACATTGCGGAGGTTTCGCGCCTGCTGCACCCCGTAGGGCCTGGAACCTTGTCTCAGGTTCCATCTCCGGGCTCTTGCTCTCACAACCCATACCGATCAAAGGCTTGGTAAGCCATTACCTAACCAACTACCTAATCGGCCGCAGACCCATCCTTAGGCGAAAAAACATTTAAACAAAAAACCATTACAGGAATAATTGCCTATCCAGTATTATCCCCAGTTTCCCAGGGTTATCCCAGTCCTAAGGGTAGGTTATCCACGTGTTACTGAGCCGTACGCCACGAGTCTAAACTCGTTCGACTTGCATGGCTTAATCGAATCCCAATAGCAGTAGCATCTGCCAGGATCAAACAGAATTGAATGAAAAAAGCAGATAATCATAAAAAAGCTAATTTATGAAGTACGCTAAAAAAATATAGACGAGTAATAAATACACATAATAATTTGATATAAGAGTTCCTATAATCAAATATCACCACATCTACAAAACCAACATCATACCCGAAAAACTCAGGTACTCATAAAAGCACATTCTATAGATATTAAATTTAATTAATACAATAAATATGATAAATTTATAGCCATATGTGGAAAAGCAGTCATCATAGTTATAATTGTCAATACAATGTAACTTAGACCAACGCCATAAAACACATGGCACATCTAATAGACAGAGATATTATATGGGCAAAATTAATTAAAAATTATTGCAAAAATAACTAATAATTTATAAAAATAAAAATTAAGGAATATTAAAATAAAATATCTATACTATTATAGTTATACTAAAATACAGCTAATTTAATCTGAAAAAAAATTAAATTTTAGAAAAAAATTATAATACAATAATTAAAAAATAACATCAACATTCAGTAATAAAAAAAAATAAAAAAATAATACTGCCTTATTTGGCATGAAATTTTACCTGGCCGAACATGAATAATATTTAAAACTTTCTATCTAACTCAAATAATAAGTGCTTTATATATTCTTTAATAGATTTTAATATGGTGATAAAATGAAGTTCGGTATAGAATTCGTACCAAATGAAGACTTAGATAAAATAGTAGAACGTGTAAAATTAGCTGAAGAAGTTGGTTTTGAATATGCATGGATCACAGACCACTACAACAACAAAAATGTATATGAAACCTTAGCTTTAATTGCTAAAGAAACCGAAACCATTAAAATGGGTCCTGGTGTAACCAACCCATATGTAAGAAGCCCTGCTATCTCTGCTTCTGCAATTGCTACTATCGATGAACTCTCCGATGGAAGAGCTACTTTTGGTATTGGTCCAGGAGACAAAGCAACCTTTGATGCTTTAGGAATCCCATGGGAAAAACCTGTATCCACAATAAAATCTGCTATTGCTGACATTAACACTTTACTTGCTGGTGACAAAACTGAAACCGGTGCAGCATTAGGTGGAGTAAAAGCTGTTCAAGAACACCTCCCAATTTACATGGGTGCTCAAGGACCTAAAATGTTAGAAACCGCTGGAGAAATTGCAGACGGTGTTTTAATTAACGCATCTAACCCTAAAGATTACGAAGCAGCATTACCACTTATTAAAAAAGGAATCGACAATGCTGGTAAAAATGTAGCTGACTTTGATGTAGGTGCATACACTGCAACTTCTATCGGAACCGATTCTGAAAAAGCTAAAAACGCAGCAAAAATTGTTGTTGCTTTCATTGCAGCTGGTTCCCCTCCTATGGTTATCGACAGACACGGATTACCTGAAGGTATCAACGAAAAAATCGGTGCTTGCTTAGGTAAAGGTGACTTCGGTGGAGCTATCGGATTAATCGATGATGACTTACTCCACGCATTCTCCGTAGCAGGTACTCCTGATGAATTTATCCCTAAAGTAGAAGGATTAGCTGAAATGGGTGTAACCCAATACGTAGCTGGTTCTCCAATCGGAAAAGATGTAGAAGAATCCATCAAATTATTAGGAGAAGTAATCGCAAGTTTCTAAACTCCTAATTTTTTCTTTTTTTATTTTTTAAACCATAGTTGTTTTAATACCCTGTTTTTTGCAAATAGCTGCTGTTTTTCTATATAAATTATTCTGATACCTGTTTGAAGGATACTCTTTATTATAAAATAAGTCTTTTACATCATCCAGTACTTCAGGAAAGTTACTTTTAACAAAATTATAATATTTTATTCTGGAGGAATTTTCACTGCTTCCAAAAAGTGACAGTGCTCCCGGAATTAAATATCCTGCATTGTTTTTCTTAAATACCCTGACAAAATTTTCAAGATTTTCCGAATCATCATTTATATAGGGCAATATCGGCATTAATGCAGCGCCTACATGAAAACCTTCATTAGCTAATATATTCATTGCTTTTAGTCTTTGTGAAGGTAAAGGTGCATTTGGCTCAACTAAACTAGCTAAATCATCATCAACTGTTGAAAATGAAAAAGTTACACAAACTTTTGATTTCAAGTTTTTCAAATCATCAGGCAATACAGCTGTATCATTCAGCTTCTTTAAAATATCCATATCTCTTAAGATTAAGTCAGATTTTGTTATAATATGTACCGGATATTTAAACCTTAGAAATATCTTTAAAATTTCCCGGGTTAATTCCAATTCCTTTTCTATTTCCATATATGGATCAGATGCCGAACCTAAATTCAAAAATGCTCTTTCGTGATTTCTGGATAATTTCTTTAATTTATTATAAACCAAATCACAGGCATTGGATTTTACATAATAGCTATTGGTTTTCTTTGCATATTTGCTTCCATTTATATAACAGTATACACAGTCAAATGAGCATCCCATATAGGGATTAATAGTATAATCTTCCAAAAAGAGATTAAAATTTCTTTTCCCTTTTCGTTTATTGAAAATTGAATTTACTTTTTTATTTTCGAATCCGTATTTTTTCAGGATTATATCATCACTATTAGCAAAGTTTTTAATTATATCAACACCTTAAATATTAATATTAATTTTATTATAAGGTATATATAATGGAGATTGAAAACTTAACTAAAGAAATTAGAGCTAGGGCATTTGAGAGAAAAGATCCGAAAACACCTAATCAGGTAGCTGCTAGCTGGTATAATGATGATTTAACTTATGACGGAGTTGCAAAAACCCTGTTTATTATTTTACCTACTCCAGGATGTTCCTGGGCAATAGGTGACAGCGGAGGATGTACAATGTGCAGCTATGTTTCAGACTGCACACTGGAATCGATTGACAGCGAAACTATAGTAACTATATTCAAAGAGCACCTTAACCGTTTTCCTATTAACGAAGAAGATAAGATAACCGTTAAATTATTTGCTTCAGGAAGTTTTTTAAATCCTCGTGAACTTCCAAAAGATGCCCGTGATGAAATTTTAAATATTTTAATGGATTTAGGTAATGTTCATGAAATTGTAGTTGAATCAAGAGCAGAATATGTTAAGGAAGAATACATTGATGAAATAACAGATATTATCGGAGATACTTTATTTGAAATTAGTATGGGTTTAGAAACTTCCAATGATTATACCAGACTTAAAAAAATAAATAAAGGATTCACTCTTGATGATTTCAACAAAGCAGTTTCATTAATTCAAAAATTAAACAGCAAAAAAGGTTATAATCTTAAATCCAAAGCATATATTTTTGTAAAACCTATTCTTTTAAATGAAAAAGAAGCTATTGATGAAGCTATTGAAACTGCAAGATACTGTGCCGACCATAATGTTGACAGAGTGTCCTTTTGTCCGGCTACAATACATGGAGGAACTTTAATTGAAAGAATGTGGAGAAAAGGAGCATATCAGCCACCATGGATTTGGAGCTGTATTGAAATTATAAATACTGTACGTAAAGAGTTAAATATTCCTGCATTACTTGACACTTCAGGTTTCGGTTCAAGACGTGGTCCTTACAATTGTAAAAAATGCAATAAAGATTTAAAACACATGATAATAGCCAATAACTTAACACAAACTCCAATTGACTATGACTGTGATTGTAAAAACAAATGGCTGGCTGAAGTTAATAATGCAGATATGAATAAATCAGCTGTACCTGTAAAACATCTCCCATTATATTAAAAAAAGTGTTTTTTTCTGATATGATAAAAGTATCAGATTTAATTTTTATTTTTAAATTCCAATAGTTTATTAATCAGCAGATAATCCAAAATCACCATTATAAACAGATAATTCAGATATATTCTATCATCACTTGTTAATGAAGGTGTAAAACCTGAAATAATCACAGATCCGAAACCCAGCACCAATAGTGCAAATATAAAATAACCCAATTCTTTATTGTTTTTATAAATCATATAAACTGAATATAACGGCACCAATGCAATTATAAGATAGAGAACACCGCAGCTTATCATTCTTATAAATCCTAAACTTAATAAACCGTATTTCAGATTAGTCAAATCAAAATAGCTATAGACATCACTGAAATTTGCAAATCCTGCTGCTGCAAAAAACAATACAATCAAAGCAGGAATAAAAGTAAGCAGCATTATTTTCCTTTTATCAGATATCAGATAACTATAAACCGCAAGTAAAGCAAGGAAAATTACTGAAAATATGTCTTTTGCCATTAAAATCCAGCTGAAGAAATAATTAATTCCTACATCCAGTTTATTTATAATATTGAAGTTGGAATAATCTGGAAATCCAAGTTTAGTAACTACATTTACCCTGTTTACATTTCCCGGACAGCAGAAATCATAAATGAAATTCAAAACTATTAAACCTACAAATAAATAAATCACCTTCGGAATTTCAATCTTTTTATACAGACAGTAACCTATAACAAATACATATGCTCCACCAACCATTGCCAGTAACTGTTCAGAGCTGACAGCTTCCATTAATGTGACAATTAAAATCAGATATAGTGCTATTTTTTTAAATTTAGACAAATCCCTATTTTTAAATACATATTCTTTCAGCAAATAAAAATGCAGCAATATAAAACAAATTGGCCATATGTAATTTGTTGTAGTTGCTAACCATCCTGCAGATTCCAAAATCTTAGAAAAAGATATTATGAATAAACCTACAAAAAAGCAAGCCAGACAATTATAAAAGAAGCTTTTTTCATCATCATTAACCAGTAATTTACTTAACAGTATAGCAATAGCTACAAAAATAACTGAATCCACTATTCTCCAAATTTCTGCAGGAACAGATACCAATATACCTACATCAAATTCTATAAGAGACCTTGAACTCCAAGTTGCATACCTGTAGCTTAAAAATCCGTCTTTAGTTAATGACCATAAAGGATGCTTTGAAACTATTGTTTGGAAAGTAGGATAATCTGCAGTAACTACTGCTAATTTCCAATGATAACACAACAAAATCATTAAAAATATCAAAAAAGGAATATACTTAATATATTTTTTAAAATTCATATCACTATTTCCGGCTAAATCAATAATTATTAATATTATCCAAACAGTATGATAAAATTTTGCATGGATAATTTTAACTACTTTAAAGAAAAAATATATGAATATATAAAATATTAAAATTAATACGGAGGAAAAAGATGAAAAATAAATTTGTTAGTTTACTGGCTATCATTTTAGGAATAATAATCATCGCATTTCCAATGATTGGTGTTATTGGAACTAGTTCCTTAATAGGTTTATCTGTTCTTTTAATCTCTATTTATCTGCTTGTTGTAGGAGTAGCTATTATAGATTATAATAAATCCGGAGCAATTATCGATTTAATTTTAGGAATTATGCTATTATTCTTAAGTCTTGGTTTAATATTCAATCCTAATCTATTTGCATTTCTTGCAGAAATTTCACTTTATCTTGCAGGAATTGTACTGATTATTGTGGGAGTTGTTGCTTTAGTTAACAACCGTCATGCAAGATTCGGATTTTATATAGGTATAAGCGGAATAATATTAGGTTTAGTTTACATAATCATTGGTACTTATGTTGCAGATCCTATTATTTTAGGTACTTTAATCGGATTATGGTTAGTAATAACCGGTGTTTTAAAAATTATAGATGGTTAATCCCCATCCACTTTTTCTTTTTTGGTGTTGAAATTGATAGCTATTAGTGCAGACTTTGACCCTGTACACAAAGGTCATGAAAAATTAATTAAAGAAGCAAAAAAACTAGCTGATGAAAAGCAAAAAAAGCTAGTAGTATATTTAAATAAAGGATACAGTGCTAATCACGGCCCATTTTTTGTAAATTTTGAAGCCAGGCGAGATATGGCTTTAGCTCTTGGGGCAGATAAAGTAAAATCATTTGAAGGACTTCATCACAGACTTGTTTTATCTTATAGTGTTCCAATCAGATTAAATAAAATGTATGAAGATGGTGCTACTGATTATATTACATCAGCACATATTTCACTTGATGAAATTAAAAACAAAGCTCAAAAATTTGTTAAAGAGAGAAATTTCGTTGGAATGCCTAAAAATTATCCCAACAGAAATGAAATACGCTGGTATGCATTAAATGAATTTCTGGGATCTCCTTTAGAATATCATGTGATTCCTGAGTTTAACAAAGAAAAATATTCCGGAAGAAAAATCAGAAAATCTATTTTAGATAATGATATGGTAATTCCTAAAGAAACCAGAAAATTACTTCCAAAAACAACTATTGACATTCTTGAAGATGAAATAGCTGCAGGCAGAATTCCCGGCCAGCGCAATTGGGCTGAAATTTATAAAAGAATGAATACATATTCAAGAGGAAATCTTGAAAAGATAGCTTACCTGAACGGGAACACCATAAATGAAATAATTAAAAGAAGAGTTTACAGAGATCCCGAGTCAATTTGGGCAGTATTTAGAAGAGCTAATTACGGACCTGTTATGACAAGACTGGCTGTAAGTGCTATTGAAGAAGAAGTCACTAAAAAAGAAGTAATGGACCTGATGAAAAGTTATGAAGCAAAAGGCGTTATTCCTGAAGGTCAGAAAGTTCAAAAAGTAATTGACAGAGCATGGTATGTTGCAAGTGAGGGTGAAAAAGGAGTAAATGCTAAAACAGCCAATGAAACCTTTAGAAGCAAAAATATTAAAGTTGATAATCCTCCTTTAAATATTCATGCCGGTTTAAATTTAACTAAATTCGAAACTAAAATTATTTCAGAAGGACTGAATGCTGATTTATATATTGATAAAGACAATAAAATTTCAGTTCAGCTAAAAGCAGACGGT encodes the following:
- the mer gene encoding 5,10-methylenetetrahydromethanopterin reductase; the encoded protein is MKFGIEFVPNEDLDKIVERVKLAEEVGFEYAWITDHYNNKNVYETLALIAKETETIKMGPGVTNPYVRSPAISASAIATIDELSDGRATFGIGPGDKATFDALGIPWEKPVSTIKSAIADINTLLAGDKTETGAALGGVKAVQEHLPIYMGAQGPKMLETAGEIADGVLINASNPKDYEAALPLIKKGIDNAGKNVADFDVGAYTATSIGTDSEKAKNAAKIVVAFIAAGSPPMVIDRHGLPEGINEKIGACLGKGDFGGAIGLIDDDLLHAFSVAGTPDEFIPKVEGLAEMGVTQYVAGSPIGKDVEESIKLLGEVIASF
- a CDS encoding radical SAM protein, coding for MGCSFDCVYCYINGSKYAKKTNSYYVKSNACDLVYNKLKKLSRNHERAFLNLGSASDPYMEIEKELELTREILKIFLRFKYPVHIITKSDLILRDMDILKKLNDTAVLPDDLKNLKSKVCVTFSFSTVDDDLASLVEPNAPLPSQRLKAMNILANEGFHVGAALMPILPYINDDSENLENFVRVFKKNNAGYLIPGALSLFGSSENSSRIKYYNFVKSNFPEVLDDVKDLFYNKEYPSNRYQNNLYRKTAAICKKQGIKTTMV
- a CDS encoding archaeosine biosynthesis radical SAM protein RaSEA, which codes for MEIENLTKEIRARAFERKDPKTPNQVAASWYNDDLTYDGVAKTLFIILPTPGCSWAIGDSGGCTMCSYVSDCTLESIDSETIVTIFKEHLNRFPINEEDKITVKLFASGSFLNPRELPKDARDEILNILMDLGNVHEIVVESRAEYVKEEYIDEITDIIGDTLFEISMGLETSNDYTRLKKINKGFTLDDFNKAVSLIQKLNSKKGYNLKSKAYIFVKPILLNEKEAIDEAIETARYCADHNVDRVSFCPATIHGGTLIERMWRKGAYQPPWIWSCIEIINTVRKELNIPALLDTSGFGSRRGPYNCKKCNKDLKHMIIANNLTQTPIDYDCDCKNKWLAEVNNADMNKSAVPVKHLPLY
- a CDS encoding DUF6056 family protein, which translates into the protein MNFKKYIKYIPFLIFLMILLCYHWKLAVVTADYPTFQTIVSKHPLWSLTKDGFLSYRYATWSSRSLIEFDVGILVSVPAEIWRIVDSVIFVAIAILLSKLLVNDDEKSFFYNCLACFFVGLFIISFSKILESAGWLATTTNYIWPICFILLHFYLLKEYVFKNRDLSKFKKIALYLILIVTLMEAVSSEQLLAMVGGAYVFVIGYCLYKKIEIPKVIYLFVGLIVLNFIYDFCCPGNVNRVNVVTKLGFPDYSNFNIINKLDVGINYFFSWILMAKDIFSVIFLALLAVYSYLISDKRKIMLLTFIPALIVLFFAAAGFANFSDVYSYFDLTNLKYGLLSLGFIRMISCGVLYLIIALVPLYSVYMIYKNNKELGYFIFALLVLGFGSVIISGFTPSLTSDDRIYLNYLFIMVILDYLLINKLLEFKNKN
- a CDS encoding DUF308 domain-containing protein; the protein is MKNKFVSLLAIILGIIIIAFPMIGVIGTSSLIGLSVLLISIYLLVVGVAIIDYNKSGAIIDLILGIMLLFLSLGLIFNPNLFAFLAEISLYLAGIVLIIVGVVALVNNRHARFGFYIGISGIILGLVYIIIGTYVADPIILGTLIGLWLVITGVLKIIDG
- a CDS encoding adenylyltransferase/cytidyltransferase family protein codes for the protein MLKLIAISADFDPVHKGHEKLIKEAKKLADEKQKKLVVYLNKGYSANHGPFFVNFEARRDMALALGADKVKSFEGLHHRLVLSYSVPIRLNKMYEDGATDYITSAHISLDEIKNKAQKFVKERNFVGMPKNYPNRNEIRWYALNEFLGSPLEYHVIPEFNKEKYSGRKIRKSILDNDMVIPKETRKLLPKTTIDILEDEIAAGRIPGQRNWAEIYKRMNTYSRGNLEKIAYLNGNTINEIIKRRVYRDPESIWAVFRRANYGPVMTRLAVSAIEEEVTKKEVMDLMKSYEAKGVIPEGQKVQKVIDRAWYVASEGEKGVNAKTANETFRSKNIKVDNPPLNIHAGLNLTKFETKIISEGLNADLYIDKDNKISVQLKADGKKIKTNLRLPAKEVTYLRYIMDSNFIPTSASIRKDKKGYKVDITIG